The genomic stretch TTTACATCATAATAAAGCTGTAAATTCTATAGATCAATTGATATTTTCTTTGGATGAAAATCAGTTTGAAAATTTAAAGCCAGAAGTTTTAATTACGTTTGGCGGAATGATAGTTTCGAAAAGAATTAAACAGTTTTTAAGAAAATATCAACCAAAACATCATTGGAATATTGATGCTAAAAAAGCTACAAATACTTTTTTCTGTTTATCAGAATTTATACAAACACAACCAGTAGATTTTTTTAAGAATTTTAACAACTTGGTTGTTAAAAAAGAAAGTACTTATCAAGATAAATGGTTAACAATTAGAGATAAAAGAAGAGAGAAACATGCTAATTTTTTAGCCCAAACAGCACATTCAGATTTTAAAGTTTTTGAACAAGTTTTAGCTAATTTGCCTAATAATTGTCAGATTCAAATTAGTAACAGTTCAATTATTAGATATGCACAATTATTTTCTATAGATAAAAGCAATACAGTTTTTTGTAACAGAGGTACAAGTGGTATAGACGGTAGTACTTCTACGGCAGTTGGTGCTGCTTTTGCAAATAAAAATCAGACGGTTTTTATTACTGGTGATTTAAGTTTTTTCTATGATTCTAATGCACTTTGGAATAAAAATATACCAAGTAATTTTAGAATTATTTTAATTAACAATTCTGGTGGCGGTATTTTTAAAATTATACCAGGACCAAAAACAACCAACGCAACAAAATATTTTGAAACACCACACTGCTTAACTGCAGAACATTTATGTAAAATGCATAATTTCGAATATCTAAAAGCTTTTTCTACAGAAACTGTTGCGCAACAATTAAAAGGTTTCTTTGATGAAAGTGTAGAGATAAATTCTGCACAGACTCAAAAACCAAAAATTTTAGAAATCTTTACACCATGTAAAGAAAATGATTTAATTTTAAAAGAATATTTTAAATATATAAAATAATGGAATCACAAGAAGATACATACGAAGGAGAAATGAATTTGAAAGAAGGTGAAAAAGTAAACCTTGTTATAGAAACCGAAACTGGTTTAGGGTATACTGTTTTAATTAATGAAGAGTATGATGGTTTGCTTTTTAGAAGTGAAGTTTTTCAGGACTTAGAAGAAAACATGGAAGTTGTTGGTTATATTAAAAAGATTCGTGAAGATGGTAAAATCGATGTTTCTTTAAGACCACAAGGTTTTAGAAATGTAATAGATGCTGATGTTGAAAAGGTTTTAGAAAAGCTAAAAAACAGTAGAGAAGGTTTTTTATTGTTAACAGATAAAAGCTCGCCAGATTCAATTCGTTTTCATATGAAAATGAGTAAAAAAGCATTTAAAAAAGCGGTTGGTAATCTTTATAGACAAAAATTAATTGACATTAAAGAAGATCGAATAGAATTGGTTAAATAATTTATTGCCCGCCCAATCTTAAAACATTTTCATAAAAAGCATCTGCATTAGGATCTGCCGGATCCATTTTACCATAACCTATTTTATAATGGTATAATGCTTTTTTAATATTTTTACCTTCTTCATAATAACGACCAATGTAATAGTTGCCTAAAGGTGAAGAAGGAAAAAGTTTTAAAATCATTTTTCCGAAATTTAGTAATTGATCTCCGTTTTCTTTTTCGATAACTATTTTTTCTACAGCAAAAACATCTTGCTCTCTAATACCTAAGTTACTTCCAAATAAAAACTCGATATCTAAATATTTGTTTTCTAGATAAGAGATGGCATCAATTGGCGATAAATCTTTAATGTTTTTATCAAATTCTTCCTTCGAAATTGCCGAATAAATTTCAAAAACTTTTGTAATAGCTCTTGGCATTGCTTCAGAAATAGCAGAAATACTACTATTTGTATTAATCGTATCGTTTATAATATTGAAGTTTTTAATTTCTAAGCTAGAAAGTCCGGATTGTAATTGAGAAATTTTAGTCTGTTTGTTTGCCGAAAAAGAGTTCGAGTTATTTGTATAGAAGTAAAAAGTATTGTCTTCTTTTTCTAAACCAGGTAAATTATAGTTTTGTAATTGTGTGCCAATAAAATCAGAAAAAGTAGGGTTTATACATACGTATGCGTTAATGATTGGCGTTTGTTCAGCTAAAAAAGTTGTAGCTAAGTTTGCTGACGTTCCTTCTGCAATTATCGAAATAAATGGCGATGTTTTATAATTACTTTCAATCTCGAAGATTACTTCATTTCTTAAAAATTGATAGAATTTTTTATTTTCTACAGTTAAATTACCATTATTTCTATTAAAATAGGTATCTTTTTTTCTTGTGGATGTCATTTTGACACCAACAATTATTTGTTTTGGTGCTTTGTCTTTTGCTGCAAAAAGCACCGCATTACCTACATAAGCATCAAATAAGTACTCTGCATCTAAAACAATTGCTAAAGGATAATTTTTCTCTTCTTTAGCATCATATCCTTCAGGTAAATAAATTTTAATTTCTCTTTTATCATCAACATAATCAGAATTGATAGTTTTGGTAATAATTTTCTGAGAAAAAATACAAATTGAAAAAAATAAGAATATTAATAGCGGTGATTTCTTAATCATCATTTAGAATGTTTATTTTTGTAGATAAGAATCTTTTGTTCTCTTTTAGAACGTCTAAAATACAAAAATATGATACAACCCGAGTGGAAAACTGTTAAAGAATACGAAGATATTACCTATAAAAAATGCAACGGTGTTGCTAGAATAGCGTTTAATAGACCAAATGTAAGAAACGCATTTAGACCAAAAACTACTAAAGAATTGTACGATGCATTTTATGATGCTGGCGAAGATACAAGCGTTGGTGTTGTTTTATTGTCTGCAGAAGGGCCAAGTACAAAAGATGGTGTTTATTCTTTTTGTTCTGGCGGAGATCAAAAAGCACGCGGACATCAAGGGTATGTTGGTGAAGATGGTTATCACAGATTAAATATATTAGAAGTACAACGTTTAATTCGTTTTATGCCAAAAGCGGTTATTTGTGTTGTACCAGGTTGGGCAGTTGGTGGCGGACATAGTTTACATGTTGTTTGCGATTTAACTTTAGCATCTAAAGAACATGCAATTTTTAAACAAACAGATGCAGATGTAACTTCTTTTGATGGTGGTTATGGTTCTGCATATTTGGCAAAAATGGTTGGTCAGAAAAAAGCTAGAGAAATTTTCTTTTTAGGTAGAAACTATTCTGCACAAGAAGCTTATGAAATGGGAATGGTAAATGCTGTAATTCCGCATGATGAATTAGAAGATACTGCATATCAATGGGCACAAGAAATTTTAGAAAAATCGCCTACTTCTATAAAAATGCTAAAATTTGCAATGAATCTAACTGACGACGGTATGGTTGGGCAACAAGTTTTTGCCGGAGAAGCAACTCGTTTAGCCTACATGACAGATGAAGCTAAAGAAGGAAGAGATGCGTTTCTTGAAAAAAGAAAACCTAACTTTCCAAAAAAATGGATTCCATAGCTAATAATAAATTTTAGAATAACGAGATTATTTAATCTTGTAATTTGATATGAATACGTCACAATTAATTACAATGAAACCACAAATAGTAACATTTCTTATAAAATGTCCAGATCAAAAAGGATTATTGGCAAAAATTACCAATTTCTTTTACGAACGCTCTTTTAATATTGTTAGTTGTCAACAATATGTAAATGCCACAGAGAACACATATTTTATGAGAATTCGTTTAGATGCAGAAGGTGCAGAAATTTCTAGAGTTGTTTTAGAAAATAGTTTTGTAGAGTTGTCTGAACCTTTACAAATAGATTGGTCTGTATATTATGGTGATGATAGACAAAATGTAGCCATTATGGTTTCTCATACAAGTCATAATTTATATGATTTGCTGTCTAGAAACAAAGAAGGTTTATTAGATTGTAATGTAAAGTTAATTATAAGTAATCATGATAAATTAAGACATATTGCAGAAATGTTTAATGTGCCTTATTATTATTTGCCAGTAACAAAAGATACAAAAGAAGCGCAAGAAGCGCAGGTAATGAAGTTATTAGATGACAATGAAATTGATTTGACAATAATGGCACGTTACATGCAAATTTTATCTTCTAACTTTATTAACAAATATCCAGAAAGAATAATTAATATTCATCATTCTTTTTTACCAGCTTTTCAAGGTGCAAATCCTTATAAAAAAGCCTATGAAAGAGGTGTAAAGTTAATTGGAGCAACAGCACATTATGCTACAGAAGATTTAGATGAAGGCCCAATTATCGAGCAAGATGTAGAACCTGTTACACACGAAAGTACACCGTTTACGTTAAAAAGAATTGGTGCAGATATAGAAAAGTTGGTTTTAGCAAGAGCAGTTAAAAATCATTTAAATCATCAAATAATAGTTTCAGGAAATAGAGCTATTGTTTTTCCAGAAGCAGGAGAATAATTTTTAATTATAAATGATCAATTACGGGTGTAATATTCGTAATTAAAATTAGTAATTGAGTATGAAAATAATTTGTATTGGGCGCAATTACGCAAAACATATAGAAGAATTGGCGAATGAAAAACCAGAAAATCCTGTTGTTTTTTTAAAACCAGATTCAGCAATTTTACCTAGAAAAAACCCTTTTTTCATTCCGCCTTTTTCTAATGATGTTCATTACGAAGTAGAGGTTTTAGTAAAGATAAACAAAGTAGGTAAACATATAGACACAAAGTTTGCGCATAAATATTATGATGAAATTGGTTTAGGAATCGATTTAACAGCAAGAGATGTACAAGCTAAATGCAAAGAGAAAGGATTGCCTTGGGAAAAAGCAAAAGCTTTTGATGGAAGCGCAGTTGTTGGTGAGTTCTATCCGAAGGAAAACTTTGATTTAGAAAATTTAAATTTTCAATTGTATAAAAATGATGCCATAGTACAAGACGGAAACACTAATGCAATGTTGTGGAAAATTGATGAATTAATTGCATATGTTTCTCAATATTTTACATTAAAAAAAGGAGATATTATTTATACAGGTACACCAGCTGGTGTTGGCAAAGTTGCCGAAAATGATACTTTAAAAGGGGTAATAGAAGGGAAAGAAGCTTTTAATATTAGAGTAAAATAAAGTTGGTTAATTTTGTTTTTCAAATAATAGCTTCTGTATTTATAGGTAGTTGTTTTGTTTATTTAGCAAAACGTTATCAGAAAAATCAAACAATCTATTTTTTTATCGGCTTTACTATATCCATAGCAATAAGATTAATTTATTTGCTAGTTTATGGCTTTGTTAAAGATTTTGAAATTACCCAAGAATATAGTTACAACAAAAATTTATCAGTCTTATTAAGTATTATTATTCCGTATATTCTATTTGTGTTTTTAAGAAAAAGACTAGCAAAAAATAACGGAAACGATACAGATATAAATGAAATAGGAAAAGAATGAATGCAGAAATTATAACAATAGGAGATGAAATTTTAATTGGTCAAATTGTTGATACAAATTCTCAATTTATTGGTCAGCAATTAAATAAAATAGGAGTATCGGTTTATCAAGTTACATCTATTCAAGATGATAAACAGCATATTTTAAACGCATTAAAAGAAGCACAAGAAAGAGTAGATATTGTTATTTTAACTGGCGGATTAGGACCAACAAAAGACGATATTACCAAGAAAACAATTGCAACTTACTTTAAAGATGATGAGGTTGTAGAGTATCCAGAAGTTATTGCTCATATAAAAGCACTTTTTAAAAAAATAAATCATCCTTTTAAAGAAATTCAAAAAACACAAGCACAATTGCCTTCTAAAGCAACTTTGTTAATGAATACATTTGGTACAGCACCCGGAATGTGGTTTTTCGAAAACGAAACGGTTTTTGTATCATTACCAGGCGTACCTTATGAGATGAAAGGATTAATTGTAAATGAAGTATTGCCTAGAATTCAAAAGCAATATCAGTTACCTTATATATTTCATAAGACAATTATGACTTATGGAGCCGGAGAAAGTACTATCGCAGAAACATTAGAGCATTTTGAAGACAATCTACCAAGTTATATAAAGTTGGCGTATTTACCATCTTTTGGTAAAGTTCGTTTACGTTTATCTGCAAAAGGTACAGATAGAGAACTTTTAGAAAAAGAATTAACATCTAAAGTAGATGAAGTTTATAAATTGATTCCAGAATTTATAACTGGTTTAGATGACGATAACTCCCTAGAAAAGCGAGTAGGAGAGTTGCTAACAAAAAATAAAAAAACATTAGCGACTGCAGAAAGTTTAACTGGTGGTAAAATTGCAGCAACTTTGGTCGCGGTTCCTGGATCTTCTTCATACTATAAAGGAAGTATTGTTGCATACTCCGAAGAAGCTAAAATAAATTTACTAGATGTTTCTGCAGAAATTATAAAAGAGCATTCTGTAGTTAGTAAACAGGTTGCGTTAGCAATGGCTAAAGGTTTAAAAAATAAATTAAAAACAGATTTTGCAGTTGCTGTTACAGGTAACGCAGGACCTACACAAGATAAGACAGATAAAAGTGTTGGAGTTGTTTTTATTGCTTTTGTGTCTGATAATGAGAAGTTTGTAAGAGAGTTTGATTTTGGTCAACCTAGAGAAAAAGTAATTAATAGAACTGTAAGCAAAGCATTAGAAATTCTTCAGAAAGAAATTCTTTAAAAATTTGTAAAATTATTTTGCTCAAAACTAGATTTATTTGTAAATTTGCACCTCGTTTAGAGATAACACTAATAAAACTGTCGAAAAGATGTCTAGAGTTTGTGAATTAACAGGAAAAAAAGCAATGGTTGGGAACAATGTTTCTCACGCTTTAAATAGAACTAAGAGAAAGTTTGACGCTAATCTAATGACAAAGCGTTTTTACATTCCAGAAGAAGATAAATGGATTACTTTAAAAGTATCTGCATCTGCTTTAAAAAATATTAACAAGAAAGGAATTTCTGCAGTTATAAAAGAAGCAAGAGCTAACGGTTTTTTAACTAAATAAGTTTAAGCAGATTAAAATTATACAGAGATGGCAAAAAAAGGTAACAGAGTTCAAGTGATTTTAGAATGTACAGAGCACAAAGCAACTGGTAAACCAGGTACTTCTAGATACATTACAACTAAGAACAAGAAAAACAGTCCTGATAGAATGGAGATTAAGAAATTTAACTCTATTTTAAATAAAATGACTGTTCACAAAGAAATTAAGTAATTTAAACATATCTAGAACTCAGAATAGAGCACATAGATAAAAAACATTAGACAATGGCAAAAAAAACAGTAGCATCGTTACAAACTTCATCAAAAAGATTAAGTAAAGCTATAAAGATGGTTAAATCTCCTAAAACAGGAGCTTACATGTTTGTAGAGAAGATCATGGATCCTTCTAAAGTAAACGATTTCTTAGCAAAAAAGTAATATTTACTATATAAATATATCTAAACTACTTTCTAAAATTAGAAAGTAGTTTTTTTTGTGCCCTAATATTCCGTACTTTTGGGCGTTCCTAAAAAGGTCGCGCTTTCGGCAGTCGCTCTTTTCAAGGAGCTCCAACAAAGCCTCTATCGCTAACGCAAAAGGCTTTTTTAGTGACAATTTGACCTAACCCAACAAATGGCACGTTTTTTAACGTATTTTTTGTATAGATTAAAATATAAAAATGAGTTTTTTTAAAAAAATATTTTCAAAAGAAAAAAAAGAAACTTTAGATAAAGGATTAGAAAAGACAAAAACTAATTTTTTTGATAAACTTTCTAAAGCTGTAGCCGGTAAATCTAAAGTAGATGATGATGTTTTAGATAATTTAGAAGAGGTATTAGTTGCTTCTGATGTTGGTGTAAATACTACGTTAAAAATTATAGAGCGTATAGAAGCTAGAGTTGCTAAAGATAAATACGTTGGTACAGAAGAATTAAATAAAATTCTAAGAGAAGAAATTGCTGGTTTATTATCAGAAACAAATTTAGGTAACGAAACAGAATTTAAAATACCAGAAATACCAAATGATGTAAATGGTAATAAAATGCCTTATGTATTAATGGTTGTTGGTGTAAATGGCGTTGGTAAAACTACTACAATTGGTAAATTGGCATCTCAATTTAAAAAACAAGGTTTAAAAGTTGTGTTAGGTGCAGCAGATACTTTTAGAGCAGCTGCAATAGATCAATTACAAGTTTGGGCAGATAGAACAGATGTGCCAATTATAAGTCAAGAAATGGGATCTGACCCTGCTTCTGTAGCTTTTGATACATTAACATCTGCAGTAAAGCAAGGTGCCGATGTTGTAATTATAGATACTGCAGGTCGTTTACATAATAAAGTTAATTTAATGAATGAGTTAACTAAAATAAAAAGAGTAATGCAAAAAGTTGTTGCAGATGCACCACATGATGTTTTACTTGTATTAGACGGTTCTACAGGTCAAAATGCATTTGAACAAGCAAAACAATTTACAAAAGCGACAGAGGTAACTTCTTTAGCTGTAACAAAGTTAGACGGAACAGCAAAAGGAGGAGTTGTTATTGGAATTTCAGATCAGTTTAAAATTCCTGTAAAGTATATCGGAGTAGGAGAGGGAATTGAAGATTTACAGGTTTTTAACAAACATGAGTTTGTAGATTCTTTTTTCAAATAGAAAATTACATTTTAAATTATATCAAAAAGTCTCTAATTTTAGAGACTTTTTTGTTTTTTCACTAATTTATAAGAGCGTTTATTTTCTCCCATAAATTATTATCAAAATTAGAAAGTGCAAAATTAGAAGCATCTGCTGATGCACCCATTCTAACAATAACAAGCTTTTTACTTGGTACAATGTATATCTTTTGATCATTTTTACCGAGTGCACAAAATAAATCATTTGGTGCATTTGGTATTAAAGAACCACTAAACTCAAATTGACTTTGTGGCAGTTGGTAACTAGTTTTACCATTTAACCACCATAAATATCCATAAGATTTATTTATGTTTTGTGATGTACTCGTCGCTTTTCTAATAAAATCTTCAGAAACAATTTGTGTGCCATTCCATTTACCTTTATTCTGAATTAACAATCCAAAACGAGCCATACTTCTTGTAGTACTCCAATAAATATTTAAGTTATTTAGTTTTATCCAACTACCAGACATACCAATTTTATTTTTTAAATTGTTTTCAAAATAACTTTTAAAGGTAGTCTTACTTGCAGTAGCGATAACATCTTGCATCTTCAAATATACATTATGATATGCCCAACGATTATTAGCATCAGCAATATATTTTAAGTTGTCAGCAGAAATAGAATCACCTAAACTATCATCTAAACCAGAAGTCATATTTAATAAATTTTCGCAAGTAATCAAGTTTTCTTTATCAATAGGTATACTTGTCCAATTTTGATTTAAATAGGTACTAACTTTCTCGTCTAAACTTATAAGATTGTTGTCATTTGCGATTCCTGCAACAGTAGCAGTAAGTGTTTTGCCAGCACTTGCCCAATACCAATTAGTGCTAGCAGTATGGTTGTTAAAATAATTTTCTACTACAATTCTACCATCGTATAGAATTATAAAACCTTTGGTGTTTTTTTCCTCTAAATAATCTAGTAGTGGTTGTAGCTCAGCTTCATTCCAATTAAGTTCATTTAAAGAAATAGCATCCCAATTATCAGTATTATTATCAGGATAATAAGTTTCTAGATTTGGGGTTTCTAAATTTTCTTCAATTTTATTTTCTGTACTGCAAGAAAAAAGTAATAGAGTTGTAAAAAAACAAATAAGATGCTTCATGTAAAATCTTTGTTTTTAAGACTGTTAATTATTAAAATGGTTTAAAATTGTATATTTGAAAATATAGCTTAATTTATGAAAAAACTACTATTTATTTTATCAATCGGCCTTTTTTTATCTGCATGTGATAAGAAAGCAGAAAAACAACATAATGTAATTTTTAAAAAATATGATGAAGAAGGTGCACTAAAAGAGCAGCAAAATCATAAAAATAAAAGAATGCAATTTAAATTGTTTCAGTCTAAATATTTAGATATGAACACAGTTTTTAAACCCTTTGAAAATGATTTATCTACTTTTTCTAATGAAGATTATAATAGTTTAAAACCGTTAATTTTAGAGAAAGACATACCAACGATACAGCAAAACATAAAAAGCGGTAAACTTTCTTACGAAAAGTTAACTCTTTTTTATTTATATAGAATTAGAAAGTTTGAAAGTGATTCTACAAAATCATTAAATAGCATTATTAGTCTTAATCCTAATGTATTAAAAGAAGCAAGAGAAAAAGATCAAAGTAAAACGTCTATTTCTGATTTCTCTATTTTTGGAATGCCAATTCTTTTAAAAGATAATATCAATACAAAAGGTATGCCTACAACTGCTGGTGCAATTTCCTTGGCAGAAAATAATAATACAGAAGATGCATTTATCGTAAATAAACTAAAAGAAAACGGAGCATTGATTTTAGGAAAAGTAAATTTAAGTGAATGGGCTTATTTCTTTTGCTCTGGTTGCCCATTAGGCTATTCTGCTGTTGGTGGTCAAACCTTGAACCCTTATGGTAGAGGTCAATTTGAAACGGGAGGGAGTTCTGCTGGAAGTGGTGTTACAGTAGCAGCAAATTTTGCTGTTGCAGCTGTAGGAACAGAAACTGCGGGTTCTATAACTTCACCATCTAGTTTAAATTCTGTGGTGGGTTTAAAACCAACTATTGGGGTTTTAAGTAGAACAGGTATTGTGCCTATTTCTAGCACTTTAGATACACCTGGTCCAATGACAAAAAATGTTATTGATAATGCCATTTTTATGAATGCTATGTTAGGTTTTGATAAACTAGACTCGGCATCTAAATCTATTGATGAAGATTATTTTCAGAACGGATTTAAAAATAGTTTAGACGGAACAAAATTAGGTGTAATTAAAGGTCTTTTGTCAGATTCGATATATGCTTTAACTGTTGATAAATTAAGAAAAGTTGGTGTAGAAATTGAAGAAATTACTCCGCCAGAAATTTCTTTTGATGGATTTACAACATTGTTAAACATTGATATGAAAATAGATTTACCAAAATATTTATCTACAAATGGCGATAAAAACATAATGCATAAATCAGTAAAAGATATTACTATTTTTAATTTAAAAGATAGTTTACTTAGAGCGCCTTATGGGCAGCAGTTGTTTGACGGTATTGTTAAAGATGAAACAACTTTAAGTGAATTAGAAACAATTAAGAAGCAATTAAATAATGAAGGAATTAAATATTTAAATGCATTAAAAGAGCAAAATTTAGATGCAATCTTATCTATAAACAATTATCATTCTGGTATTGCTGCAGTAGCAAAATACCCAACACTTACTGTGCCTATGGGATATAAAGATAGTGGTGAGCCAATAAGTTTAACCTTTATAGGTGTTCCTTTTTCAGAAAGAAAGCTTTTAGAAATTGGCTATGCTTTCGAACAATTAACAAAAGTTAGAAAAATGCCTAAAAACTATCAATAGAAAGAATACCAATCATTTAAAAAGTACTATTTTTGCACTCGTTTTTATTTTTAAGTAAATAAAACAATTATAAATAAGATTTAAAGTTTTAAGTAAATACTACTTAGGCTAAAAGCTAGAAATATGCGTACAAAAACCATCAAAAAAAATAAGATAAATGTTGTTACTTTAGGTTGCTCTAAAAATGTTTACGATAGTGAAGTTTTAATGGGACAATTAAAAGCAAACGGAAAAGATGTTGTTCATGAAGATCCGGAAGATGATGGAAACATTGTTGTAATAAACACATGTGGTTTTATTGGTAAAGCAAAAGAAGAAAGTGTTGATACTATTTTGCATTATGCTAAAAGAAAAGAAGCAGGTGAAGTAGATAAAGT from Polaribacter marinaquae encodes the following:
- a CDS encoding amidase family protein translates to MKKLLFILSIGLFLSACDKKAEKQHNVIFKKYDEEGALKEQQNHKNKRMQFKLFQSKYLDMNTVFKPFENDLSTFSNEDYNSLKPLILEKDIPTIQQNIKSGKLSYEKLTLFYLYRIRKFESDSTKSLNSIISLNPNVLKEAREKDQSKTSISDFSIFGMPILLKDNINTKGMPTTAGAISLAENNNTEDAFIVNKLKENGALILGKVNLSEWAYFFCSGCPLGYSAVGGQTLNPYGRGQFETGGSSAGSGVTVAANFAVAAVGTETAGSITSPSSLNSVVGLKPTIGVLSRTGIVPISSTLDTPGPMTKNVIDNAIFMNAMLGFDKLDSASKSIDEDYFQNGFKNSLDGTKLGVIKGLLSDSIYALTVDKLRKVGVEIEEITPPEISFDGFTTLLNIDMKIDLPKYLSTNGDKNIMHKSVKDITIFNLKDSLLRAPYGQQLFDGIVKDETTLSELETIKKQLNNEGIKYLNALKEQNLDAILSINNYHSGIAAVAKYPTLTVPMGYKDSGEPISLTFIGVPFSERKLLEIGYAFEQLTKVRKMPKNYQ